The following proteins are encoded in a genomic region of Pungitius pungitius chromosome 17, fPunPun2.1, whole genome shotgun sequence:
- the scn1bb gene encoding sodium channel, voltage-gated, type I, beta b, which yields MGMLHVILITLLCCPFAHCRGACAEPDSDTEAVAGKGFKLGCLSCKRRSEVQATATVEWHFRGKGEADFYRIYTYTEEGPNIESDNFMDRVDWNGSKRSNDIQDASIYLLNVTFNDSGTYQCFFNRILFYDNYEYSTVISKVVHLTVVAKATRGTASIVSEVMMYVSIIGLQVWLLIEMIYCYRKISAAGEEALREAANAEYLAIASEGKDNCAGVQVGE from the exons ATGGGAATGTTACACGTAATTCTCATTACTCTCCTCTGCTGCCCGTTCG CCCACTGCCGCGGGGCCTGTGCGGAGCCGGACTCTGACACTGAGGCGGTCGCCGGCAAGGGCTTCAAACTGGGCTGCCTCTCCTGCAAGAGGAGGAGCGAGGTGCAGGCGACCGCCACCGTCGAATGGCACTtcagggggaagggggaggccGACTTTTACCGC ATCTACACCTACACCGAGGAAGGGCCGAACATAGAGAGCGACAACTTCATGGACCGCGTTGATTGGAACGGAAGCAAGAGGAGCAACGACATCCAAGACGCGTCCATATACCTGCTCAATGTCACCTTCAACGACTCGGGCACCTACCAATGCTTCTTCAACCGCATCCTCTTCTACGACAACTACGAGTACAGCACCGTCATCAGCAAGGTGGTCCACCTCACCGTGGTCGCCAAAG CCACCAGAGGAACGGCGTCCATCGTGTCCGAGGTCATGATGTACGTGTCCATCATCGGCCTGCAGGTCTGGCTCCTCATAGAGATGATATACTGCTATAGGAAAATATCTGCAGCCGGGGAAGAAGCCTTACGAGAAGCAGC AAATGCTGAATATTTAGCGATTGCCTCGGAAGGTAAAGATAACTGTGCAGGGGTGCAGGTCGGAGAATAG
- the zbtb22a gene encoding zinc finger and BTB domain-containing protein 22 isoform X2 has product MDAPCSASAAPAGLTVQVCFPGARAAVLDNLNRQREEGRLCDLSIQVQGRVFRAHRCVLAASSPYFHDQVLLKNVTTVSLPSVMDPVAFESVLSSAYTGQLSIVHDDIVNYVTVASFLQMWHIVDKCTEILKRPRPPADVSPGEAAAAHPGTASRQQSPSSTDCLYLEREGRRKERKPDALPPLATWRRPQQFPRWGRPRSSSAQHSADSQLDTNAGYAASDYGNCEETWACGPTKASHLAHDGPGSNSRHHGGGHGGVPGGEAFKQRVRFQQRGAAPGSNRLPDKNRESGDSEETQEKRRREKREIEADEGVGEAAAGKKAGFVHTGHCDFRPFSDESVGQAAGKASVEEMKEKVQRGLAGRDLSSDPPSAHAYQAAEGVPGPACPLSARLQWQTGPWSQQEQRPQDGEGGSCSKDEDEDEEEEEEAAADFECFTDGAVSRGTYNEIQDGTGQVSQRPLVPASPDFTMAGSEVNWPSTSAVQGSSSAPASSRHLSPSSAFPPPSSPPTPSSSSSSVSLAGAPYTGKVHFCHCGKAYTLKSMRDRHVKMQHLNLRPFGCPVCTKSFKMKHHLTKHLKTHGGLRPYECGLCGKKVIWRDSFLRHQARCERLASSSSAGGDHAGAPAAGGGAGGGFDYGFEDGEAFLAPEGQVKVEEADFHGGMEGGMRGLLGSVSGMVDELRAQSPDLEGGGHVFKEERSESFGAN; this is encoded by the exons ATGGATGCCCCCTGCAGTGCGTCTGCGGCTCCAGCCGGCTTGACGGTGCAGGTGTGCTTCCCCGGCGCCCGGGCTGCCGTCTTGGACAATCTCAACCGCCAGCGGGAGGAAGGTCGGCTGTGTGACCTCTCCATCCAGGTGCAAGGGCGAGTGTTCAGGGCCCACCGCTGTGTGCTCGCTGCATCCTCGCCTTACTTCCACGACCAG GTGCTGCTGAAGAACGTCACGACTGTTTCTCTACCTTCGGTCATGGACCCGGTGGCCTTTGAGAGCGTCCTGAGCTCGGCCTACACTGGCCAGCTGAGCATCGTGCATGATGACATTGTGAATTACGTCACCGTGGCCAGCTTCCTCCAGATGTGGCACATTGTGGACAAGTGCACGGAGATCCTGAAGAGGCCTCGGCCCCCGGCAGACGTCAGCCCCGGGGAGGCCGCCGCGGCCCACCCCGGCACGGCGTCCCGCCAGCAGTCCCCGAGCAGCACCGACTGCTTGtacctggagagggaggggcgaCGGAAGGAGAGGAAGCCGGACGCCCTGCCCCCCTTGGCCACGTGGAGACGTCCGCAGCAGTTCCCCAGATGGGGGCGCCCGCGCTCCTCGTCGGCCCAGCACTCAGCCGACTCCCAACTGGACACCAACGCCGGCTACGCGGCCAGCGATTACGGCAACTGCGAGGAGACGTGGGCGTGCGGCCCCACCAAAGCGAGCCACTTGGCGCACGACGGGCCGGGCAGCAATAGCCGGCACCACGGCGGGGGCCACGGGGGGGTCCCCGGAGGCGAGGCATTCAAACAGAGGGTCAGGTTTCAACAGCGGGGCGCGGCGCCCGGCAGCAACAGACTGCCCGATAAGAATCGAGAGAGCGGGGACAGTGAGGAGACgcaagagaagaggaggagggagaaaagggagattGAGGCAGACGAGGGAGTCGGAGAAGCAGCCGCGGGGAAGAAGGCGGGCTTTGTACACACGGGGCACTGCG ACTTCCGCCCGTTTTCAGACGAGAGTGTAGGCCAAGCCGCGGGGAAGGCGAgtgtggaggagatgaaggaaaaGGTGCAGCGAGGTTTGGCAGGAAGAGACCTCTCCTCGGACCCGCCCAGCGCTCACGCCTACCAAGCAGCTGAAGGAGTTCCGGGCCCCGCCTGTCCGCTGTCCGCCCGGCTGCAGTGGCAGACGGGCCCCTGGTCCCAACAGGAGCAGAGGCCGCAGGACGGAGAGGGGGGCAGCTGCAGTAAGGACGAGgacgaagatgaggaggaggaggaggaggcggcggcggacTTTGAATGCTTCACAGACGGGGCGGTGAGCCGAGGCACGTACAACGAGATCCAAGACGGCACGGGACAGGTCTCCCAGAGGCCTCTAGTGCCTGCGTCCCCCGACTTCACCATGGCAGGGTCGGAGGTCAACTGGCCCTCCACCAGCGCGGTACAGGGTAGCTCGTCAGCCCCGGCCTCGAGCCGCCACTTGTCTCCGTCTTCGGCATTTCCTCCGCCCTCGTCCCCTCCGActccgtcgtcctcctcctcctccgtgtcccTCGCCGGCGCCCCCTACACGGGCAAAGTCCACTTCTGCCACTGCGGCAAGGCCTACACCCTGAAGAGCATGCGCGACCGGCACGTGAAGATGCAGCACCTCAACCTACGGCCCTTCGGCTGTCCCGTTTGCACAAAGTCCTTCAAGATGAAGCACCATCTGACCAAGCACCTTAAGACTCACGGGGGGCTGCGGCCCTACGAGTGCGGCCTCTGCGGAAAGAAAGTCATTTGGAGAGACAGCTTCCTCAGGCACCAGGCCCGGTGTGAGCGACtcgcctccagctcctcggccGGCGGCGACCACGCGGGCGCCCCCGCGGCAggcggcggcgccggcggcggCTTCGATTACGGATTTGAAGACGGCGAGGCTTTTCTGGCGCCGGAAGGACAGGTGAAAGTGGAGGAGGCGGACTTCCACGGGGGGATGGAGGGCGGGATGCGCGGGCTCCTGGGCAGCGTGTCCGGGATGGTGGACGAGCTGAGAGCTCAGTCCCCGGACCTGGAGGGCGGTGGTCATGTcttcaaagaggagaggagtgagAGCTTTGGCGCcaactaa
- the zbtb22a gene encoding zinc finger and BTB domain-containing protein 22 isoform X1 encodes MDAPCSASAAPAGLTVQVCFPGARAAVLDNLNRQREEGRLCDLSIQVQGRVFRAHRCVLAASSPYFHDQVGPGADRLHLPTIRCRPRYFKTSSISRQVLLKNVTTVSLPSVMDPVAFESVLSSAYTGQLSIVHDDIVNYVTVASFLQMWHIVDKCTEILKRPRPPADVSPGEAAAAHPGTASRQQSPSSTDCLYLEREGRRKERKPDALPPLATWRRPQQFPRWGRPRSSSAQHSADSQLDTNAGYAASDYGNCEETWACGPTKASHLAHDGPGSNSRHHGGGHGGVPGGEAFKQRVRFQQRGAAPGSNRLPDKNRESGDSEETQEKRRREKREIEADEGVGEAAAGKKAGFVHTGHCDFRPFSDESVGQAAGKASVEEMKEKVQRGLAGRDLSSDPPSAHAYQAAEGVPGPACPLSARLQWQTGPWSQQEQRPQDGEGGSCSKDEDEDEEEEEEAAADFECFTDGAVSRGTYNEIQDGTGQVSQRPLVPASPDFTMAGSEVNWPSTSAVQGSSSAPASSRHLSPSSAFPPPSSPPTPSSSSSSVSLAGAPYTGKVHFCHCGKAYTLKSMRDRHVKMQHLNLRPFGCPVCTKSFKMKHHLTKHLKTHGGLRPYECGLCGKKVIWRDSFLRHQARCERLASSSSAGGDHAGAPAAGGGAGGGFDYGFEDGEAFLAPEGQVKVEEADFHGGMEGGMRGLLGSVSGMVDELRAQSPDLEGGGHVFKEERSESFGAN; translated from the exons ATGGATGCCCCCTGCAGTGCGTCTGCGGCTCCAGCCGGCTTGACGGTGCAGGTGTGCTTCCCCGGCGCCCGGGCTGCCGTCTTGGACAATCTCAACCGCCAGCGGGAGGAAGGTCGGCTGTGTGACCTCTCCATCCAGGTGCAAGGGCGAGTGTTCAGGGCCCACCGCTGTGTGCTCGCTGCATCCTCGCCTTACTTCCACGACCAGGTGGGCCCGGGCGCAGATCGTCTTCATTTGCCCACAATAAGGTGTCGACCCCGATATTTCAAAACGTCTTCTATCTCTCGACAGGTGCTGCTGAAGAACGTCACGACTGTTTCTCTACCTTCGGTCATGGACCCGGTGGCCTTTGAGAGCGTCCTGAGCTCGGCCTACACTGGCCAGCTGAGCATCGTGCATGATGACATTGTGAATTACGTCACCGTGGCCAGCTTCCTCCAGATGTGGCACATTGTGGACAAGTGCACGGAGATCCTGAAGAGGCCTCGGCCCCCGGCAGACGTCAGCCCCGGGGAGGCCGCCGCGGCCCACCCCGGCACGGCGTCCCGCCAGCAGTCCCCGAGCAGCACCGACTGCTTGtacctggagagggaggggcgaCGGAAGGAGAGGAAGCCGGACGCCCTGCCCCCCTTGGCCACGTGGAGACGTCCGCAGCAGTTCCCCAGATGGGGGCGCCCGCGCTCCTCGTCGGCCCAGCACTCAGCCGACTCCCAACTGGACACCAACGCCGGCTACGCGGCCAGCGATTACGGCAACTGCGAGGAGACGTGGGCGTGCGGCCCCACCAAAGCGAGCCACTTGGCGCACGACGGGCCGGGCAGCAATAGCCGGCACCACGGCGGGGGCCACGGGGGGGTCCCCGGAGGCGAGGCATTCAAACAGAGGGTCAGGTTTCAACAGCGGGGCGCGGCGCCCGGCAGCAACAGACTGCCCGATAAGAATCGAGAGAGCGGGGACAGTGAGGAGACgcaagagaagaggaggagggagaaaagggagattGAGGCAGACGAGGGAGTCGGAGAAGCAGCCGCGGGGAAGAAGGCGGGCTTTGTACACACGGGGCACTGCG ACTTCCGCCCGTTTTCAGACGAGAGTGTAGGCCAAGCCGCGGGGAAGGCGAgtgtggaggagatgaaggaaaaGGTGCAGCGAGGTTTGGCAGGAAGAGACCTCTCCTCGGACCCGCCCAGCGCTCACGCCTACCAAGCAGCTGAAGGAGTTCCGGGCCCCGCCTGTCCGCTGTCCGCCCGGCTGCAGTGGCAGACGGGCCCCTGGTCCCAACAGGAGCAGAGGCCGCAGGACGGAGAGGGGGGCAGCTGCAGTAAGGACGAGgacgaagatgaggaggaggaggaggaggcggcggcggacTTTGAATGCTTCACAGACGGGGCGGTGAGCCGAGGCACGTACAACGAGATCCAAGACGGCACGGGACAGGTCTCCCAGAGGCCTCTAGTGCCTGCGTCCCCCGACTTCACCATGGCAGGGTCGGAGGTCAACTGGCCCTCCACCAGCGCGGTACAGGGTAGCTCGTCAGCCCCGGCCTCGAGCCGCCACTTGTCTCCGTCTTCGGCATTTCCTCCGCCCTCGTCCCCTCCGActccgtcgtcctcctcctcctccgtgtcccTCGCCGGCGCCCCCTACACGGGCAAAGTCCACTTCTGCCACTGCGGCAAGGCCTACACCCTGAAGAGCATGCGCGACCGGCACGTGAAGATGCAGCACCTCAACCTACGGCCCTTCGGCTGTCCCGTTTGCACAAAGTCCTTCAAGATGAAGCACCATCTGACCAAGCACCTTAAGACTCACGGGGGGCTGCGGCCCTACGAGTGCGGCCTCTGCGGAAAGAAAGTCATTTGGAGAGACAGCTTCCTCAGGCACCAGGCCCGGTGTGAGCGACtcgcctccagctcctcggccGGCGGCGACCACGCGGGCGCCCCCGCGGCAggcggcggcgccggcggcggCTTCGATTACGGATTTGAAGACGGCGAGGCTTTTCTGGCGCCGGAAGGACAGGTGAAAGTGGAGGAGGCGGACTTCCACGGGGGGATGGAGGGCGGGATGCGCGGGCTCCTGGGCAGCGTGTCCGGGATGGTGGACGAGCTGAGAGCTCAGTCCCCGGACCTGGAGGGCGGTGGTCATGTcttcaaagaggagaggagtgagAGCTTTGGCGCcaactaa
- the mbpa gene encoding uncharacterized protein mbpa isoform X5, producing MTLNEFFFASIQSDSLPLDDFDTARLFMNHNRPRRRVPRAQSRRSGDAETKAHCPGSSTCDALTRDQEKPSPVHPQNAGAPSSKPSAEDKAAEPAGREEGEEQAADSQPLEMLTH from the exons ATGACGTTAAATGAATTCTTCTTTGCTTCAATCCAGAGCGACTCGCTGCCTCTGGATGACTTTGACACTGCTCGACTTTTTATGAACCACAACCG GCCTCGTCGCCGCGTGCCGAGAGCACAAAGTCGCCGGTCAGGAGACGCAGAGACCAAAGCACATTGTCCAGGATCTTCAACCTG TGATGCTCTCACCAGAGACCA GGAGAAACCAAGTCCCGTCCACCCCCAAAACGCTGGAGCACCATCTTCTAAGCCCTCGGCCGAGGACAAGGCCGCAGAGCCGGCGGgacgagaggaaggagaggagcaggCGGCGGACTCACAACCTCTAGAAATGCTAACCCACTAA
- the mbpa gene encoding myelin basic protein isoform X1: MATASTSGQSTFGLGRKKKSPGVMDQITKFFGGDKKKRSKGSFRGHTATSPQQSSARRRTNENAVVHFFRSFVSSPRPKSRWRDALGLASSPRAESTKSPVRRRRDQSTLSRIFNLGETKSRPPPKRWSTIF; this comes from the exons ATGGCCACGGCGAGCACCTCAGGACAGAGCACCTTCGGGCTCGGCAGGAAAAAGAAGAGCCCCGGCGTCATGGATCAGATCACAAAGTTCTTTGgaggagacaaaaagaagaggagcaaG gGTTCGTTCCGGGGCCACACGGCCACCTCCCCCCAGCAGTCCTCCGCTCGGCGCCGGACCAATGAAAACGCCGTGGTGCACTTCTTCAGGAGCTTC GTGTCCTCTCCTCGTCCTAAATCCAGG TGGAGAGACGCCCTGGGCTTG GCCTCGTCGCCGCGTGCCGAGAGCACAAAGTCGCCGGTCAGGAGACGCAGAGACCAAAGCACATTGTCCAGGATCTTCAACCTG GGAGAAACCAAGTCCCGTCCACCCCCAAAACGCTGGAGCACCATCTTCTAA
- the mbpa gene encoding myelin basic protein isoform X2: MATASTSGQSTFGLGRKKKSPGVMDQITKFFGGDKKKRSKGSFRGHTATSPQQSSARRRTNENAVVHFFRSFVSSPRPKSRASSPRAESTKSPVRRRRDQSTLSRIFNLGETKSRPPPKRWSTIF, translated from the exons ATGGCCACGGCGAGCACCTCAGGACAGAGCACCTTCGGGCTCGGCAGGAAAAAGAAGAGCCCCGGCGTCATGGATCAGATCACAAAGTTCTTTGgaggagacaaaaagaagaggagcaaG gGTTCGTTCCGGGGCCACACGGCCACCTCCCCCCAGCAGTCCTCCGCTCGGCGCCGGACCAATGAAAACGCCGTGGTGCACTTCTTCAGGAGCTTC GTGTCCTCTCCTCGTCCTAAATCCAGG GCCTCGTCGCCGCGTGCCGAGAGCACAAAGTCGCCGGTCAGGAGACGCAGAGACCAAAGCACATTGTCCAGGATCTTCAACCTG GGAGAAACCAAGTCCCGTCCACCCCCAAAACGCTGGAGCACCATCTTCTAA
- the mbpa gene encoding myelin basic protein isoform X4 yields the protein MATASTSGQSTFGLGRKKKSPGVMDQITKFFGGDKKKRSKGSFRGHTATSPQQSSARRRTNENAVVHFFRSFASSPRAESTKSPVRRRRDQSTLSRIFNLGETKSRPPPKRWSTIF from the exons ATGGCCACGGCGAGCACCTCAGGACAGAGCACCTTCGGGCTCGGCAGGAAAAAGAAGAGCCCCGGCGTCATGGATCAGATCACAAAGTTCTTTGgaggagacaaaaagaagaggagcaaG gGTTCGTTCCGGGGCCACACGGCCACCTCCCCCCAGCAGTCCTCCGCTCGGCGCCGGACCAATGAAAACGCCGTGGTGCACTTCTTCAGGAGCTTC GCCTCGTCGCCGCGTGCCGAGAGCACAAAGTCGCCGGTCAGGAGACGCAGAGACCAAAGCACATTGTCCAGGATCTTCAACCTG GGAGAAACCAAGTCCCGTCCACCCCCAAAACGCTGGAGCACCATCTTCTAA
- the mbpa gene encoding myelin basic protein isoform X6, producing MATASTSGQSTFGLGRKKKSPGVMDQITKFFGGDKKKRSKGSFRGHTATSPQQSSARRRTNENAVVHFFRSFVSSPRPKSRASSPRAESTKSPVRRRRDQSTLSRIFNL from the exons ATGGCCACGGCGAGCACCTCAGGACAGAGCACCTTCGGGCTCGGCAGGAAAAAGAAGAGCCCCGGCGTCATGGATCAGATCACAAAGTTCTTTGgaggagacaaaaagaagaggagcaaG gGTTCGTTCCGGGGCCACACGGCCACCTCCCCCCAGCAGTCCTCCGCTCGGCGCCGGACCAATGAAAACGCCGTGGTGCACTTCTTCAGGAGCTTC GTGTCCTCTCCTCGTCCTAAATCCAGG GCCTCGTCGCCGCGTGCCGAGAGCACAAAGTCGCCGGTCAGGAGACGCAGAGACCAAAGCACATTGTCCAGGATCTTCAACCTG TGA
- the mbpa gene encoding myelin basic protein isoform X3 gives MATASTSGQSTFGLGRKKKSPGVMDQITKFFGGDKKKRSKGSFRGHTATSPQQSSARRRTNENAVVHFFRSFVSSPRPKSRWRDALGLASSPRAESTKSPVRRRRDQSTLSRIFNL, from the exons ATGGCCACGGCGAGCACCTCAGGACAGAGCACCTTCGGGCTCGGCAGGAAAAAGAAGAGCCCCGGCGTCATGGATCAGATCACAAAGTTCTTTGgaggagacaaaaagaagaggagcaaG gGTTCGTTCCGGGGCCACACGGCCACCTCCCCCCAGCAGTCCTCCGCTCGGCGCCGGACCAATGAAAACGCCGTGGTGCACTTCTTCAGGAGCTTC GTGTCCTCTCCTCGTCCTAAATCCAGG TGGAGAGACGCCCTGGGCTTG GCCTCGTCGCCGCGTGCCGAGAGCACAAAGTCGCCGGTCAGGAGACGCAGAGACCAAAGCACATTGTCCAGGATCTTCAACCTG TGA
- the LOC119219434 gene encoding galanin receptor type 1 has product MELEMENQSQPFNAYTARPPATPALGMGVDNFISLLIFALIFILGVLGNTMVITVLARRKPGQPRSTTNIFILNLSVADLSYLLFCVPFQSTIYMLPTWVLGAFICKFIHYFFTVSMLVSIFTLSAMSVDRYVAIVHARKSSSIRVWRHAMLGVVLIWILSLVMAAPVAHYQTIVEREVNDTFCWEVWPDHHRKIDVMCTFVLGYVLPLVLISVCYAKVLKHLHKKLKNVSKKSEQSKKKTAQTVLVVVVVFCLSWLPHHIVHLWVEFGSFPLNQASFVFRVVAHCLAYSNSSVNPIIYAFLSENFRKSYKQVFWCRVSSTCPVKDSKEVRSRMEKGPSTNISVTYKGHNSQISKML; this is encoded by the exons ATGGAGCTCGAGATGGAGAACCAAAGTCAGCCTTTCAACGCATACACCGCGCGGCCGCCCGCTACACCTGCATTGGGGATGGGTGTGGACAACTTCATCTCTCTTCTGATATTTGCACTCATTTTCATCCTCGGCGTGCTCGGGAACACCATGGTGATCACGGTGCTGGCGCGCCGCAAACCGGGACAGCCGAGGAGCACCACCAACATCTTCATCCTCAACCTGAGCGTGGCAGACCTGTCCTACCTGCTCTTCTGCGTCCCCTTCCAGTCCACCATCTACATGCTGCCCACGTGGGTGCTGGGAGCGTTCATCTGCAAGTTCATCCACTACTTCTTCACCGTGTCCATGCTGGTCAGCATTTTTACGCTGTCGGCCATGTCCGTGGACCGCTACGTGGCGATCGTCCACGCCAGGAAGTCCTCTTCAATCCGGGTGTGGAGGCACGCCATGCTCGGGGTGGTGCTCATCTGGATCCTGTCCCTGGTCATGGCTGCGCCCGTTGCGCACTACCAGACCATCGTGGAGAGGGAGGTTAACGACACCTTCTGCTGGGAGGTCTGGCCGGATCACCACAGGAAAATCGACGTGATGTGCACGTTTGTTTTGGGATACGTCCTGCCGCTCGTGTTGATATCGGTCTGCTATGCAAAG GTTTTAAAACATCTGCATAAAAAGTTGAAGAATGTCTCCAAAAAATCAGAGCAGTCCAAAAAGAAG ACTGCCCAGACGGTCCTAGTGGTGGTCGTGGTCTTCTGTCTGTCTTGGTTACCCCATCACATCGTCCATCTGTGGGTGGAGTTTGGCTCCTTCCCCCTCAACCAGGCGTCCTTCGTATTCAGGGTGGTGGCTCACTGCTTGGCCTACAGCAACTCCTCCGTGAACCCCATCATCTACGCCTTCCTGTCAGAGAACTTCAGGAAGTCCTACAAGCAGGTGTTCTGGTGCCGGGTGTCCAGCACATGTCCCGTGAAGGACAGCAAGGAGGTGCGCAGCCGGATGGAGAAGGGGCCGTCCACCAACATCAGTGTCACTTACAAAGGTCACAACTCTCAGATCAGTAAAATGCTTTGA